AGGGCCAACTGAAAATTACAGTGTATTGGAAACCTGTTGCCATGGATTTAGGGTCTAGTGCTATTGCATACACACCACCAATCGGTGTTGTcagaatttttattaataagGCATGGGACTTAAAGAACTTAGAGACTATAGGCAAGATCGATCCTTACGTAAATGTTTTAGTTAATGGTGTTCCAAAGGGTAGAACTCCAGAGATAGAGCAAACATTGAGTCCTGTTTGGAATACCGCCATTTATGTTGCTGTTACATCTCCAAATCAAAGAATAACTCTTGACTGTATGGATGTCGAGACAGCTGATACGGACCGTTCTGTAGGAAAAGTTGATTTGAAAGTTTTGGActtatttcaaaaagatgaaaatgataagtatatgaaaataattaacGATGAGCCAATTACAAGTCGTCTAATAACCAAAAAAGGCATTAAAGGAAGCATAAGGTACAGCACATCTTTTTATCCTGCATTACCAGTTTTGACTTTAGAAGAGATTGAAGATTTAGatcaaataaaagaaaagaaaaagaagctTTTGGAAAAGAAGTTTTTAACAGATGAAGCTCAAATGACAGCggaacaaaaagaaaagtttAAGAATCAAGAAAATGCAATCCAAGACATGGAAGAAATGTACGGAAACAAAGAGCAACTAGATTTGAGTCAACTGATATCTTATAATTCCGGTGTGTTATCAATTTCTGTTTTAGATGGTGAATTACCAATTCCTGGCTTATATGTACAAGCTTTCTTTGATGCCAACGGTTATGCTCGTTTTACAAGTCCTAAAATATCGACTAGAACCATAAAGACCGGATGGACTGGTGATGTGATGATCAAAGAATTAGAATGGTCAATAACAACCTTAAGAGTTACTAAAcacaaaaataataataaggTTGAGGAGTGTTTATGTGAAGTCACAATCCCTACTATAGAACTagttaaaaattgtttctATAGGCCATCTTTCTTAAACCTGGCTGGGGCACATACAGCTAAACTTATGATCCAAACTTCGTGGTTCCCAATCGATACAGATACATTACCTGAATCTGATTTGATCGTGAATACTGGTGATCTAACTATCACTGTTAAGGGTGCTGAAAACCTTATATCAGCTGATAACAATGGGTTTTCAGATCCATACGTTAAACTctatttaaatgatgaagaagacTGTTTTTTTAAGAGTAAAACCcaaaaaaaacaactaAATCCAACTTGGAATGAAACCACTACAATTGTTTTAGATAACAGAgtcaatgaaaaattaagaatTAAGGTGATGGACTGGGATGCTggtaattttaatgatcTAATAGGTACAGGtgtaatttcattatctgATGTCAAACCTTCTGGTGTTACTAATATGGATGTTCCTATCACTGATCCAGATGGTGGAGATGGTGGTGTATTGCACTTAAGTTTCGAATTTGATCCTAAGTACGCATTGACtattaagaaaaaagaaactaaaGTCGGTGATTTTGCATCAAAGAGTCTTGGCACTGGTCTAAGAGTCGGTACCACAGTGGTTGGTGCTGGTCTTGGTACTGGTTTGAAGGCTGGCTCTACTGTTGTTGACACATTTGGAAGTGTTGGAAAATTCGGTATAGGATTATTCGgcaaaaagaagaataagCATGATGCCTCTTTTGAACCCGAAGTgtaatgaaattataaattttttaaaattttgttCCATATATGATAGGATATAtcttatataatttaatttaaactagatttaaaatatatgtattgtGTATTACTTCAATGAAATTGTTAGTTTACTTACCTAAAAATAGAAGATCCACGTAAAAGATTATTTCCTACGgaataaagaagaaagcTTCGCAACTTGAAATGGATAGCTTGATTGTTTGACTTTATAAATAGATGTGAAACCTGCAACAAAGACATAAAATGCAAATGATAAAGTAATTGGCATTAATActgtaataatttttgacGCATGTTTCTCaccttttaaaaattctttcAACGGTTTTTGACCTGCTACAAGGGTAACCAAAACGATGGTAAACGAGACATATAACAAAGCAACTATCTGTGATTCAATTGCAAATTGTGCTTGTAATTGACCTGGAATGAAGTACATTATATCACCTTCTTTATTAACACCGGCATATCTTGGGTTCTTAATGGTATTAAACATATAACCActtatcattaatattatgaAAGATGTTAATAAGGCAGCTTTGGAAACATTAGAATGAAAGACagaataaataaagtttctatatcttttaattataaaaacaaCTGTGAATGTCATAAATACAGTCCATAGCAAAGATGAATAATCTGTTGGttcataatatttaatatcataAATTTGCGTAGCAGTTTTAATCTTTGTTAGAAGGTCATTTATTCTTACTTCTGTGTTTGTTGTTTGAATTGTAAATTTCTCAAAATCATCCATTAAACCGTCTGGTCTAAATAAGATAAATCTTGGAACATCCtcaattttataatatttaatcaaATCTGGCATGCTACGGACATTTCTAATGTTAACCtcaaagaagaataaactttttgatttatcCTCGTTAGATTGACCATTTGGATGATCTTTATACCATGACTTGACAAAATGTATGTATTCGCTTTCAAACTCACGACAAATTTTACATTTGACTTTTGGATCCGTAGCAGTAAATAATACTACTACATAACCTTCTCTTTGTGTATTTAATAACTGTTCTTTATTTTGGTcattcaattgaataatatgaTTTGGACTCTCTAATGCCAATTTTGCCAATTCAGAATTAGACAAACCATATACCGAGTAAGTCAAAACAGATAAACATATTACTGCATATTGAATAACTGATGCAGATAACTTCATTTTGCTTAACTTTATATTATCCCACTGAGATAAACTTCTTTCAATGGAGCTGAATAATCAAACTATCACTCAATTTATTTCGTACAAACTAATCGAAAGTAGGAAAcaatttaacaataatagAAAAGTGAGACTGATTCAATTGGACAATTGGAGCTTGAACAGAATCCTTATAATTTAGCTATGGCTTTATAATTGTAAAAATACCTTCAACTGTTCAAAGTAAGATAACTTTTCATTAAACGGAACTGGTTCTGCCAACAAGCACCAAAAACGTAATAGCTCAATTAgctataaaaataaagtagCCGGGTAAAGTATTGTTTTTGGTACTAAAAAATGACAAGAACGGTAGTAGAACCATAAAAGCATAAACCAACCACCAAAGATAAactaatatttaaatggaAGTCTTAATAACTCCATCTAAACTACGAAAACAGACGAAACGACAATAACACTACCATTCTCTATAAGGATACATTTCTTTTAAACGTAGTGTGTTCAatgaacaatttttttacttTTGACATCGGCggttaaaatataataaaggaagcataatatatatgttataGCTGTGGATGATATTGGAAGTATAAACTGCACATTCACCTGTATAGctaacaacaataatatcatGACAATTTCTCATAATTTCATatgttgttattattaattagTTCTACTAGGTGCCCTGGTGTTATCTGTTCTTAGAGCAgaaaaatttcttttcacggtaaaatcattttatGGATCTGAGTTTTcagtaaaataaaattttaagaCGTGTTTAAATTGCTTTAgattatcattaaatggTTATCACCACTTTATAGCAATAAAGATGCACATCTTTGTGTTTCTTTAGAAGATTGGTCATGGAAATAGAGTGTAATCTCTTTTTATAATGTGTCGCTAATGCAAACTTAATATGTCATTATTAACGGGATTGTTGTCCCTACAAAAAATTCGACCGAAACAAAcatttcaaatttcaaacAATCAGAAAACTGATAAAACAAGGTTTAGAATCTTGATCACTCCAgattttgaagtttttgTATTTGCTGAGATATTGACTTTAGATTTCAATATTCACATTGTGATAATTACAAGTTAATTAAcagtttcaaaatattatattgtcGATTTGagttttgttttgttgTCTTATTGATAGAGCGCAATATCCACAGTACTTCTTACATTTATTGGCACTGTTAATTTAACTCTATTCGTGACTCTGCAGGGTTTCCATTTTATTAAGTTTAACTTCTATCTAagcaaaaattattatagGAATATAATCAAGAATTATATActaattaataatatccCGGAATTTCTAAATTAATAGAATTTGTCATATTACAATGCCAATTAAAACTTTAGAATCTTATTTGTTTGAAAGAGGTTTGGTTGGATCATATCCAATTGACATCTTGAAAAATGCTACTATTGGTATTGATGTTAACCATTATTTATCAAGaataatcaataataaaaagaataatcaattaactGATGCAATTGGTGAATTCTTACCAAACAATTTAAATCACTTTTTAGAGAAcgatttaaaaatatttgaagagAATAAAATCACTCCAATCTTTGTCTTCAATGGTTTATTAACAGTTAACCAAGCTGAATACCATCACTCAAATGCTAGATTTAATGAAGGTGCTGTCAATAATTTGGAAGATATTAACACTaacatcttcttcaacaaattcaaGATTTCTAACCATAGAGATAAAGCTTGGAGATCATATGAATATTCtgtaaaaaaaaatcaagaaACGTATATAGATCAACCAGTGGTTCCACATTTAAGTGAAAACTTTAACTACGCTAATAACATTAActtttcaacaaatttgaagaattatttgattagATTTTTCATTGAACGTAAAATTAGTTACCAAGTTGCTCCATATTCATCTTGGTTGCAGTTATCATATCTTTATGACTCtgaattcattgatatAATCTATGGGCCCACTGATTGTTTAATGTTACCGAACATggaaaaattcattattggTATGGAATTCTTAAACAAAGAATTTAGATTTATCGATAAAACTAAGATTTTGAAGGATTTGGATCTAACGAATGACGAATTTGTTGACATAGCAATGGTGCTTGGTAATGACCTACAACCTTTGACTTTACCTCCTTTAAATACTATTAATCTTCCAACAAATAAAATGCCAAATTCTTCAAACAATGGTTCTAATATCAATACCAATGCGATAGTTGATATGGCTATTGACATGGTATATAATACTGGTACAAATTTTTACGTTTACCAATTGAACAACCTATTACaggataataataaaaaaaatttacaattttatcaaagaGGTTATTCGTCATTGAAAAACATGCCTGTTCTCCAAGCAAACGGTAAAGTCCAACTTTATTCGAGTGAAAGTGTTCTAAATGCGAGAGATTTggataaaaagaaaaataaatcaactgAAACTGGAAGTAAACAAATTACTGCTGACAAACAATTAACAACTCAATATGAAATTCCAAATGACGTTTACGATTTTATAGGACAACAATTACCTGctgaatattatttctatcAATCAATTGGTTTACTCGATACTAAATTACTTGAGACATTAACTTCAGGATTCTACTATGAAGATATCCCATTTAGCGGTGTCCCAACAAAATCttataaacaattgattaaaaaatctGCAGAAGTTTTCAAAGACCTAGAGATTGGACTTTTAACTTCTCCTATAAATagatattatcaaattaaaaCCATAAAGgccattatatataataatgtcTCTGGAGAAAACCCGGATGAAATTCAGTTAACAAATAAGGTGACTCCACCGACCTTcgataaaataaataaaattgttgttaAAACCAAGACTAATCAACAATTTACTATCAAATCATTTGTTAAACTGTTATCCAACTCAAAAGATCTCACAAAAGATTTTACATCTGAAATTGTACTATTTCCGAATACAGTTTCAAGCGAAGATAAGTTAAATGTAGCCTTCGATCTACTGGCAACTAATTTATTGAGAACTCTCTGTCTATTAggtatttttgaatatgatGTGAAAGCCAAATCACTAGAACCTACCAAATGGGGTAAACTGTTATTGAACTTTCCTCATTTAAACATTACCGAAACAAACTATTCTGCATTGTTagttttaatgattttcataaaattaaacGTCTTACCATTTACAGATAGTTTAGAAACAACAGCGGTTTCGACATTATCAAATGCAACTTTACGTTCATATCCTGTTGAGAGTtcatatatagatatattatcaCGTCTATTGACATTGTATCAGATTGGATTAGAAAATTCTAGCAATGACTCAAGTAATAATTCTAATTATCATGGCCCAATTGATAGATCATCTTTGATTGTCAAGGATCACTTTGATTACATtaacaataatttaaaagaactATTCCAATCTGTTTTGGTTGCATCATTGGCATCTGGCGAATTCAATAGATTATCATTGAAGGGAAATACAGCTTGGCAATCTGAAATTATTGCCAGATTACCATtcaatgaagaaaatacaaatacaaTTATGTCAATGATGTGGGAATATTTCTTACAGAAATATTTACACAACGGTAACACCAAAACGGATGCTTTAGCTTTTGTTTCCACAGAATTCAAGACTTTGAAAATAACCActgaaattgatgaaaaattcaatgatTCTCTAAAGTTCTTAAAAGAGGTTTTAgttttatcaaaagaattaaatgaatccaatttaatgaattcaaaagaGTACGAAATAATTGGAAAGTCTTTGGAATTTGCCGAAAAGGCTTTGTCTTCTTAATAGATAAATACATTTGATACATCATTGAAACCTAAAACATTATAATTACTGTATTTGAactgtatatatttaaataaaatatacaattgAATGTTATGAGTTTAGGATAATATgcataatatttttattttttttatttcaaaatacaCATGATATACATCCTGCTATATATTAACCATTAATATCTATGTAAATCGGTTTCAACAAAGGTAAAAGTAATTATTGGTTATGAGATTGGATTTGCTGATTCAATTGATCCAATTCACTTTTCTTATCTGATAAGTAAGattctaaaatatcaacTTGACTTTCTAAATTAGATAAATCATCTCTTACACTGTTTAGATTTGTTGGAGTTTTTGGAgttttgttatttaaattcctttgatattgtaattctttataatttaacaattcTTGTAATTGTGCTTTTATTTGTGTTGTGTTCGTTTGTTTAGAGACTTCTTCTTTTACTCTCATTAATTCTATATCTAACAATTGCAGTTCTTTCTCCAGAGAATTTATATCATTTGGATTACCTCTTGGAATCTCATTCAAAGTAATAGCTTCCCGATTGTTGTTTATAGTTATATCATTTGTCCTCTGCAAAGTAGTGTTGTTACTAGATGCCGAAGTTTGGACACGAGCAGGTGTTTTAATGGCACTTGATCTTGTTAAATCATTTTgagatgaagaaatattgTAGTCAATTTgctttttattaattacGCTTTCCAAATTTGTTGGATATTCACTTGGAATCAAAGCTCCAACATCATTTCGTTGTCTTAAAATGTGGATGAAATATAATGCTGGATCTTTATTTATAGAGGCGGAACTCGATGGATTCACCAACGTCCATGCTTTATTTATATCCGATGTACCTATATTAAAGAActtatttttcaatgcaTCTGATATTGATTGTAAAGTATAGGTACCATCTGTGTTCATTTGAATggatgatattaaattgtCATAGAATGTTTTATCCTCTGGAGAAATGTACCAATCAATTTGTGGCAGGTCATTAGCCTTTGGCAATTCGATATTTTCCTCTTGTTTCAGCTTCTTTCTCTCTTTAACCAATTTCGCCTTGCTTCCTGGCACCAGCCAATCCGGCAATTCATCAGGTACACTAGATATGTTTTTATTGACCAAATCAAAGATCAATCTCATACAAATAACAAACTCTTCGAAATCTAAATTGTCATCGTCATCGATATCGGCAAGAAACCAAATCTGATTAAGTATCGATGAATCCAGTTTAGAATTATATAACATTGGTAACACTTGATCATGATCGACCTTGTTATCAACAGGTTTTAAACCTGTGAAAATTTGCCAATATTTCTTGATCTCAAATTGTTCCAGTTTTGGCATCACTAATTGCAATTGGCCCTTGTTCAGCTTCtaattaataaacaatCTCCTGTTAACAAAAATGAttacaatttcaaatagATCTCCATATTTGTAAATAGATATAGCTACAAATCagtttttaaattaatattgctattaattaattatgtTTCTTAACTTCATGCACTTTTCCAATTAACAGAATTCGTAATATGTGTGAACCGGGAAATACATCAGTAAACGCTATAGGGGTGCGTGTACGTTAAGTTCTGAAAAATGTAGTTAGAAACCTAATCGAACCATAATACCCGGCCACAGCAGCGTAGATCATTGCGTACGTACAAGAAGCATTGCTACATCATAAAAGAGAATGTTGATGCCACTATAGATACAACACTGTCATTAACATTACATGAACAAGAGCCCTGGTTCAACACGCTACAAATTTGACTTAATTCTGTATCAATTGATGCTATTCTATCAAGCTTTACCCATTTCAATCGTTGCAAA
The nucleotide sequence above comes from Tetrapisispora phaffii CBS 4417 chromosome 3, complete genome. Encoded proteins:
- the OST3 gene encoding dolichyl-diphosphooligosaccharide--protein glycotransferase OST3 (similar to Saccharomyces cerevisiae OST3 (YOR085W); ancestral locus Anc_2.204), giving the protein MKLSASVIQYAVICLSVLTYSVYGLSNSELAKLALESPNHIIQLNDQNKEQLLNTQREGYVVVLFTATDPKVKCKICREFESEYIHFVKSWYKDHPNGQSNEDKSKSLFFFEVNIRNVRSMPDLIKYYKIEDVPRFILFRPDGLMDDFEKFTIQTTNTEVRINDLLTKIKTATQIYDIKYYEPTDYSSLLWTVFMTFTVVFIIKRYRNFIYSVFHSNVSKAALLTSFIILMISGYMFNTIKNPRYAGVNKEGDIMYFIPGQLQAQFAIESQIVALLYVSFTIVLVTLVAGQKPLKEFLKGEKHASKIITVLMPITLSFAFYVFVAGFTSIYKVKQSSYPFQVAKLSSLFRRK
- the MKT1 gene encoding Mkt1p (similar to Saccharomyces cerevisiae MKT1 (YNL085W); ancestral locus Anc_2.205), encoding MPIKTLESYLFERGLVGSYPIDILKNATIGIDVNHYLSRIINNKKNNQLTDAIGEFLPNNLNHFLENDLKIFEENKITPIFVFNGLLTVNQAEYHHSNARFNEGAVNNLEDINTNIFFNKFKISNHRDKAWRSYEYSVKKNQETYIDQPVVPHLSENFNYANNINFSTNLKNYLIRFFIERKISYQVAPYSSWLQLSYLYDSEFIDIIYGPTDCLMLPNMEKFIIGMEFLNKEFRFIDKTKILKDLDLTNDEFVDIAMVLGNDLQPLTLPPLNTINLPTNKMPNSSNNGSNINTNAIVDMAIDMVYNTGTNFYVYQLNNLLQDNNKKNLQFYQRGYSSLKNMPVLQANGKVQLYSSESVLNARDLDKKKNKSTETGSKQITADKQLTTQYEIPNDVYDFIGQQLPAEYYFYQSIGLLDTKLLETLTSGFYYEDIPFSGVPTKSYKQLIKKSAEVFKDLEIGLLTSPINRYYQIKTIKAIIYNNVSGENPDEIQLTNKVTPPTFDKINKIVVKTKTNQQFTIKSFVKLLSNSKDLTKDFTSEIVLFPNTVSSEDKLNVAFDLLATNLLRTLCLLGIFEYDVKAKSLEPTKWGKLLLNFPHLNITETNYSALLVLMIFIKLNVLPFTDSLETTAVSTLSNATLRSYPVESSYIDILSRLLTLYQIGLENSSNDSSNNSNYHGPIDRSSLIVKDHFDYINNNLKELFQSVLVASLASGEFNRLSLKGNTAWQSEIIARLPFNEENTNTIMSMMWEYFLQKYLHNGNTKTDALAFVSTEFKTLKITTEIDEKFNDSLKFLKEVLVLSKELNESNLMNSKEYEIIGKSLEFAEKALSS
- the END3 gene encoding End3p (similar to Saccharomyces cerevisiae END3 (YNL084C); ancestral locus Anc_2.207), which codes for MPKLEQFEIKKYWQIFTGLKPVDNKVDHDQVLPMLYNSKLDSSILNQIWFLADIDDDDNLDFEEFVICMRLIFDLVNKNISSVPDELPDWLVPGSKAKLVKERKKLKQEENIELPKANDLPQIDWYISPEDKTFYDNLISSIQMNTDGTYTLQSISDALKNKFFNIGTSDINKAWTLVNPSSSASINKDPALYFIHILRQRNDVGALIPSEYPTNLESVINKKQIDYNISSSQNDLTRSSAIKTPARVQTSASSNNTTLQRTNDITINNNREAITLNEIPRGNPNDINSLEKELQLLDIELMRVKEEVSKQTNTTQIKAQLQELLNYKELQYQRNLNNKTPKTPTNLNSVRDDLSNLESQVDILESYLSDKKSELDQLNQQIQSHNQ